In Myxococcota bacterium, the sequence CCACGGGCGCGTCGACCTGCGAGCTGGCGATCATCCTGATCGACGCGCGCAAGGGCGTGCTGCCGCAGACGCGCAGACACTCGTTCATCGTGGCGCTGCTCGGCCTGCGCCACGTGGTGGTCGCGGTCAACAAGATGGACCTCGTGGGCTGGTCGCAGGCGGTGTTCGACCGGATCCGCGCCGACTACGAGGCGTTCGCGACCAAGCTCGACCTGCCCGACATCCACTTCCTGCCGCTGTCTGCGCTCAAGGGCGACAACGTGGTGGAGCGCAGCGCGAACCTGCCCTGGTACCACGGCGCGCCGCTGCTCGACTATCTCGAGACGGTGCACGTGGGCTCGGACTCGCGACTCACCGACCTGCGCCTGCCCGTGCAGTGGGTCAGCCGGCCCAACCTCGACTTCCGCGGCTTCGCGGGCACGATCGCCGCCGGCCGGCTGCGCCCCGGCGACGAGGTGCAGGTGGTCCCCGCAGGCACGACCAGCCGGGTCACGCGCATCGTGACCTTCGACGGCGACCTGCCGGAGGCCAGCGCGCCCATGGCCGTGAACGTGACCCTGGCCGACGAGATCGACGTGTCGCGCGGCGACATGCTGGTGACTCCCGGCGCGTTGCCCCGCATCGAGCGCGACTTCGAGGCCATGTTGGTCTGGATGTCGGAGGAGCCGCTCTCGGTGGGCCGGCAGTATTTCGTGAAGCACACCCACAACCTGGTCGCAGGCCAGATCGCGCAGGTGCGCTACTCGGTCGACGTGAACACGCTCGAGCAGAAGCCCGCTGCGGGTCTCTCGCTGAACGAGGTCGGGCGCGTGCAGCTCTCGCTCGCGCGCGCGATCCCGTTCGACGCCTACGCGCGCAACCGCGCCACGGGCGCGTTCGTGGTGATCGACCGGATCACGAACGGCACCGTGGGCGCGGGCATGATCTTGCAGCGCCAGTCCGGGGCGGAGCGCGGGCGCTCGTTCTGGGAGGCCGAGCCGGCGAGCGACCTCCTGCGGCGCAAGACCAGCCGGGTGTCCGACGAGGAGCGCGCGCAGCAGCTCGGCCAGAAGCCGACCACGATCCTGCTCACCGGACTCACGGGTGCGGGCAAGTCGAGCTTGGCGTTCGCGCTCGAGCGGCGGCTGTTCGACTCGGGTCACCAGGCCCTGGCGCTCGACGGCGAGAACATGCGCCTGGGCATCAGCCGCGATCTCGGCTTCAGCGAGGTCGAGCGCTCGGAGAACCTGCGCCGTGCGGCCGAAGTCGCGAAGCTCGCCAACGAGGTGGGCCTGATCTCGATCTGTGCGTTCGTGGCGCCCAGCGCCGACGTGCGCGCGCGCCTGCGCGAGACGGTCGGCGCCGAGCGCTATCTCGAGGTGTATCTCTCCGCGCCGCTCGAGGTCGCGCGCGCGCGCGACACGGGCGGCATGTACGCGCGCGCCGAGGCGGGCGAGATCCCGCGCTTCCCAGGTGTCTCGGCGCCGTACGACGTGCCGGGCGCGCCGGATCTGGTGCTGCCCACGCACGAGCTCGACGTGGAGGCCTGCGTCGACCGCGTGATCCGCTTGCTCGAGCAGCGCGGCCGGATCTGAGTCTCAGCGGAAGATCGCCGAGAGCAGCGACATCAGCCCCGCCATGGGCCAGGCCAAGAGCGACACGCCGAGCAGCCGCGGAGCCGCGATCAGCGCGAACAGCAGGAAGGGTCCCGCGGAGGCCCACGCGTCCCAGGCCGAGCGCCAGCCATAGGGCACGAACGCCTCGGCGATGCGGCTGCCATCGAGCGGCGAAATTGGGAACAGGTTGAACACGCCCAGGCTCACGTTGACGATCGCGAGCGTGACGAAGAGGTGCAGGAGCCCGGGCTGAAGCGCTCCGAAGTGGTGCATCGCGCCCAGGACGAGCAGCGACAGGGCCGCGAGCACGAAATTGCTGGCCGGGCCGGCCGCGGCCGTGATCGCCATGCCGGTGCCCATGCTCACGCTGCGGTCGAAGCGCACCGGATTCACCGGCACGGGCTTCGCCCAGCCGAACGGCACGCCGAGCAGCGGCAGGAGCAGGGTGCCCACCGGGTCGATGTGCGCGATCGGGTTCAACGTCATGCGCCCCATGCGCGCCGCGGTGTCGTCGCCCAGGCGGAAGGCCGCGTAGGCGTGCGCCCACTCGTGCACCGAGAGCGAGAGCAGCACGGGCACGAACGTGCGCAGCCGGTCGAGCAGGTCGTCGGGAGTCATGGCGCGGTCAGCCGGAGCTTCGCGGGCTCCGCGTCGAGTGACTCGATCGTGCGCACCTGGCGCTTGGGCACCAGAGTATCTCCCGATGCGCGCCGCAGTTTCAAGAAGCCGGAGTCGGCCCAGACCAGGTCGCCCTCGAGCGAGCTGCCGTCCACGAGCGCGACACGCAAGCGCGCCGCACCCACGGGCTCGCAGAGCTTCAGCGCGGACTCGATCAGCGTGGTCTCGAGCGGCGTCATCGGCGAGCCCTCCGCGGGCTGCGTCAGCGCGCGCGCGAAGTCCTCGGAGCGCACCGAGATCGCCGCGTCGCCGAGCTCGCGCGTGCGGCGCAGGGAGAGCAGGCCGGCCTCGTTCACCAGCGTCTCCAGCTCGGCGCCGGTCCAGCCGTCGGTGCAGTCCGCGAGCGCGGGCAGCGAGACCTCGGCGGCGAGTGACTTCCCGCGGGTGTGGATCTCGAGCACTTGCAGGCGCGCGTCGCGCGACAGCAGGGGCACGCGCAGCCGCCGGTCGAAGCGGCCCGCGCGTACCAGCGCCGGGTCGAGGATGTCGGCGCGGTTCGTCGCCGCGAGCACCACCACGCGATCGGTGGGCTGGAAGCCGTCCAGGCTCACCAACAGCTGGTTCAGCGTCGCCTCGAGCTCGCTGTTGGCGAAGCCGATGCCCGAGTTCCGGCGGCGGCCGATCGCGTCGAGCTCGTCCACGAAGATCACGACCGGGGCCGCCTTCGCCGCGCTCTCGAACAGGTCGCGCACGCGCGCGGCGCCGACCCCGATGAACATCTCGACGAACTCCGACCCGGCGACCGTGAGGAAGCTCGCTCCGGTCTCGCCGGCGAGCGCCCGCGCGAGCAGTGTCTTGCCGCAGCCCGGTGGCCCCTCGAGCAGGACGCCGCGCGGTGCGCGCACGCCCGCGGCGGTCCAGCGCTTGGGGTTGGCGAGAAAGTCCACGAGATCGCCGAGCTGGCGCTTCGCCTCCTCGCAGCCGCCGACGTCCGCGAAGCGCACCTTCGGGCGCTCCTTCACGGTCCGGTGCTTGCTGCGCCGCAGTGCGAAGACATTGCCGCCGCTGCGCTTCATGAAGAAGAAGAAGACGGCCATGAACACGAGCAGCGGCATCCAGGACGTGAGGAGCGCGCTCCAGACACCGCTGTCCTGAGACTCGCTGACCTCGGTGATCTGGACGCCCTGATGGTCGAGCTCGTCGGCGAGCTCTTCCTCGAGCCGTCCGACCACGCGGCGTGTGGCGCCGTTGCGGAAAGTGACGTCGAAATCGTGCGCATGCTGCTCGATGGCCGTGATGTGCTTGCCGCCGACGTAGCTCCGGAACTCCTGCATCGTGATGGCTTCCGGCGTGGGCTGCCAGCTTGCGAACAGGGCGTAGATCGCCAGCAGGGTGACCCCTGCACCCGCCAGCGTGAGCAGCACGCGCGTGAGCTTGTTCATGCTCGACTCATCGGCGCGCGAAGCGGCCTTCGTGAGTCGGGGCGAGTCAGCTGGGAAGCTGACTCCCGTCCGCCAGCGCCCGGTCCAGGATGCGCTCCGGGTCACTCCAGCCGGTCTCGTCCTGGATCTCCCGGCAGCGCTCGAGCAGCACGCCGAACAGCGGCCCAGGCTGGAGACCGCGGGCGATCAGGTGGCGCCCGAGCACGGCGTCCTGGGG encodes:
- a CDS encoding site-2 protease family protein; translation: MTPDDLLDRLRTFVPVLLSLSVHEWAHAYAAFRLGDDTAARMGRMTLNPIAHIDPVGTLLLPLLGVPFGWAKPVPVNPVRFDRSVSMGTGMAITAAAGPASNFVLAALSLLVLGAMHHFGALQPGLLHLFVTLAIVNVSLGVFNLFPISPLDGSRIAEAFVPYGWRSAWDAWASAGPFLLFALIAAPRLLGVSLLAWPMAGLMSLLSAIFR
- the cysN gene encoding sulfate adenylyltransferase subunit CysN, encoding LHDSKLIYEDQLAAVKRDSKKEGTTGGEIDLALLLDGLKAEREQGITIDVAYRYFSTEKRKFIIADCPGHEQYTRNMATGASTCELAIILIDARKGVLPQTRRHSFIVALLGLRHVVVAVNKMDLVGWSQAVFDRIRADYEAFATKLDLPDIHFLPLSALKGDNVVERSANLPWYHGAPLLDYLETVHVGSDSRLTDLRLPVQWVSRPNLDFRGFAGTIAAGRLRPGDEVQVVPAGTTSRVTRIVTFDGDLPEASAPMAVNVTLADEIDVSRGDMLVTPGALPRIERDFEAMLVWMSEEPLSVGRQYFVKHTHNLVAGQIAQVRYSVDVNTLEQKPAAGLSLNEVGRVQLSLARAIPFDAYARNRATGAFVVIDRITNGTVGAGMILQRQSGAERGRSFWEAEPASDLLRRKTSRVSDEERAQQLGQKPTTILLTGLTGAGKSSLAFALERRLFDSGHQALALDGENMRLGISRDLGFSEVERSENLRRAAEVAKLANEVGLISICAFVAPSADVRARLRETVGAERYLEVYLSAPLEVARARDTGGMYARAEAGEIPRFPGVSAPYDVPGAPDLVLPTHELDVEACVDRVIRLLEQRGRI
- a CDS encoding AAA family ATPase; translation: MNKLTRVLLTLAGAGVTLLAIYALFASWQPTPEAITMQEFRSYVGGKHITAIEQHAHDFDVTFRNGATRRVVGRLEEELADELDHQGVQITEVSESQDSGVWSALLTSWMPLLVFMAVFFFFMKRSGGNVFALRRSKHRTVKERPKVRFADVGGCEEAKRQLGDLVDFLANPKRWTAAGVRAPRGVLLEGPPGCGKTLLARALAGETGASFLTVAGSEFVEMFIGVGAARVRDLFESAAKAAPVVIFVDELDAIGRRRNSGIGFANSELEATLNQLLVSLDGFQPTDRVVVLAATNRADILDPALVRAGRFDRRLRVPLLSRDARLQVLEIHTRGKSLAAEVSLPALADCTDGWTGAELETLVNEAGLLSLRRTRELGDAAISVRSEDFARALTQPAEGSPMTPLETTLIESALKLCEPVGAARLRVALVDGSSLEGDLVWADSGFLKLRRASGDTLVPKRQVRTIESLDAEPAKLRLTAP